The nucleotide window gcttagggacccaatcatgggaccggctgcatttatggtgacaaggggaacagagtttggaggtttacgcaaagttctggggaaccaagtgtccctggggtggctctgggacgtctgattaagtattgtccccgagctggtgtctatgatctgccaggtgatgttttggggggcgtggggactcccggcagcatgagcaatggcaagcagagttaacagagttaccaatattaggtaggtcaaatgcgctgtagcttgagcttgagcgggttgtgttggtccagAATGATGGCCCATCACATGACAACGTCattccggatcgaggaggggtccgctggctgagcgtgggtgtgatggacccaggtcgcgatgccttctaccttgagagcggtgggggttgtcaacaccacgatgtagggtcccttccagcgcggctcgagagtctctcagtggtgcctcttgacgtagacccagtctcctggcctgtactgatgaggtgtcgggatcgggccagcctcgtagatggcacggaggcgcggccaaatgtcctcgtgcgccctctggagcccgctcaaggaaagaaaaagttcttgatctttaaactcagcaataagttcagctcgaaggctgggaataacagggggtggcctgccaaacatgatctcgtagggagtaaaacccagagtgtaaggagtgtttctaacccggtaaagggcgtacggtaggagagtcacccggtccccgccagtctccatggttaatttggtaagggtctcttttagggttctattcattctttctacctgtcctgagctctggggcctataagcacaatgtaatttccagtttgcccccaccgccttggctactgcctgtgttacctgcgagataaaagctggtccattgtctgatcctaccatggcaggaaaaccatacctgagtaagatgtcttctagtagcttcttagccaccgtctgagccgtttcatgcttggttgggtaggcctccacccagccagagaaggtgtctgtaaataccaggtcctcgtgtagagcctcgtcaaagatggtgggtgaatttttgaatccctgaggtagccgtgtccaggtgagttgcccactggagccctcctccggatcatgccactcgaagacgaacaagggttggctctggggtgccagcagcagactgaagaaggcgtcctttaaatctagtacagtataccagaccctggagggcgccaaggagctcaagagagtatatgggttgggaacagttgggtgtatgtccacgaccctcttatttacttcccggaggtcttgtaccggtcggtagtcatttgtgtgaggctttttgaccggcagtaagggggtgttccaggcagactggcaaggaactagtacccctaggcttcgtagtctccggatgtgtggctggatccccttccaggcctcctgagacatggggtattgtttgatccttaccggactctctcctggcttgagctctaccaggactggggtcctgtgagcggctagtcccatcccccctgtctctgcccaaactGAGGGGAATTctcgtagccatctgtctatattatcctctcttgggagcgcctcctggtggaggaggtattcatcctccagtttcatggtcaggacctggatggggtggcccttgccatcggtgacctgaggccccccttgtctgaaagttatctgagctccaatcttggtcagtaagtcccgtcctaacagtgggtaggggcattctggtattaccataaaggagtgggatacccggcccgttcccaaatctactgttcttcaggtagtccatgaatactggctcataccagttgccccttgtacccaggacttcttgctggctagttttccttgtggggtgcggaggaccgaatgttgtgctccggtgtcgacaaggaagtcaataggggtcccctccactttaagagttaccctgggttcggggagagggtccgaaccctggctcccctaatcacttagttcatccagctctaggacttttactcggtcagtcttgcttcccttcccgctggctctttttggacaatctcgggcctaatgccctatctccttgcagtatgcgcactgatccttctgcagcctctgcttcccccccttggtgcttttaccttttcttgtgtcgtctgccagctgccggagacggcggtctcgttcctcggggaagtcagcagtggtagctagtagtattctggccaggcctcgagtctgcttactgctggcagccgccatggcgcgagcctgcttgtcctcaggaggctcccggttattatctaccttttcggctaccaccagtaagtcctgcagacttttttctcctagtctatctattttctgtaattttctcctaatgtctatggccgattggtttacaaaggccatgagaacagctgccttgctttccggagcctctggatccatgggggtataggtatggaatgcctccatgatccgttctaaaaaggcagccggagattcatcttttccctgttgtacatttcctaccttggccaaattggttggctttctagcagccattcggagaccccccattagagtctggcggtagacccggagcctctccttaccttctgccgtgttgatatcccactggggccgagttaaggggaaggaggcatctatctgagcctggttggtggtgggattcccgtctgcgcctggaactagttttcgggccccactgaggattctttctctttcttcagtcgtgaacaggacctgcaaaagctgctggcaatcatcccacgtgggctgatgggtaaaaagaacagagtctaataaatcaataagccctgccggtttctcggaaaacttaggattctgagctttccaattgtagaggtcactagtggcgaaaggccaatagtgatggggctgattcccctccgcgtctgggggtccggtggctcgcaggggcagaatagtggagtcggcagtggaggcggattgccccctctgagccctttgtctggtaaagggcgggcttccccctggaacgtttccgcctcccgctctcggaacagcgtctgcctccccccgagggggaggatggtgttcttccggcatcctagaggggttatacgggggaggaaaaattaattcttcttcagtacccccctgtaggacagggtagaggggtgctgaaggctgggtaagacttttcctcttctctgtctcctgcaaagcaagaatgggttttggctccggagggagcagggttaggaagggcttaagccaagagggtgggtcttctacaaggtcctgccaagtgacaatgtaagggagctgatcaagattGCCCACCTTAGGCcgagagatgatactcctgactcggtggatggtagggaggtcgaaggtcccctcgggtggccatccgacattgaaagttggccactcgctagaacaaaaaaactgcaaccgaccctttcggacttccacactgaggttgttagctcttcccctcacatccttaaagtgatcaatcataatacttagaggagtagtctgagtctgtcccataacgtccgtccagcaagtccacagaacaaaacagagaaacacaaaaacagacaaacagagggcccctagaaagtcttccaactccatggaagcaaaactgcaagctagcttagacctttgaggggattccatgtccctccaaaaccgatgaggggattccacgtccctccaaaaccgatgaggggattccacgtccctccaaagacgacggcctcacgccgaccagcgggagcgacccgcctcgtctcagacctttgaggggattccacgtccctccagaagggagaatcggaacgtcttccgaaactcccggcccgtggtcctccagtgcgtccacttagaccgcgtcgggcactaccagaattccagaaatgagctcacacagaaaagacagaacaaacagacactaaccgtggccagtcaggctctccggttCGGGGTTCCCTCagggtcttggggatcccgggccaagcccccaaatgttatgcccagaattcgtgatccccaaagaccactagggagccgagtccgatgcaaaagcaaagagcctttattcgagctagctcgagctcaatcccctacctgcacccgacgcagcggtgagataccagggaaagagagcgagtttcaaaaggacaaaggttttattggggcctgggggcagttggtgaggtaatggctatggcctcagccgattggctggggaagggtcctgggaaagggtcgagtcctgttaggcaggtgaggggggggttactcaaggggaggaggtgtggtcaaggtgaaggacacagaacaagatggagtcggctggcgtaggcccgccctttcactttCATGCGGGGTCATCTTTTCCCCTCTTAGTCCACCAAGACGTCTACCCTCCTTTATGCTGATAAAAACAGTTGTAGCCATGACTCAGTGTTGATAATGACTTTAGTAGGTAATACTCTTGTTTGGGTTCTTGCTCAATACCAGACAGGGGGGCAAATTATTCACATTGATAATCACATTTAATCCCAGCAATAGATCTGTTTGAAAGGTACCGTTGGCCCAAATCATGGAGTGTTAGGACAGCTCAGAGGAGAGCAGCAGGAAacacaggattcaaacccaggtagtTTGATTGAAGAGCTAGAACTCTGACCCGCTGTGTTGTACTGCAAATCTGATGGGTGAAATAATTTCACACTTGTAATTTATGCAGATTATGGgataaataggtttttttttatgaGTTGGAATACTTTATACTTATTCTATGAGAAAATCCGTGCTGAGTCTTAGAGTACTTCAACTATGAATTCTGGAGGTCAGTTCCATTCACTAAGTGGAGAAATGCCTCTCTTTCCTGAGTCCTGAATTCAACATTTTAGAAGAAACAATGACAATCTGTATTTTATCCAAAAGGTGGTCAGTACTGCAAAACCTGAACACCAAGTCATCTGGTGTTTGAGAGAAGTTTAATTTGGAAGGGGAAGGCTTTTAAAACTCAGCAAAGGCTTCCGACTGCCTCAGTGGTAAAACCATACACCCCAATGTGAGCATCTCTTCCTAGACGGTCAGATCCGGACTATCCTTCGTGTTGTTCAGGCCCCAAACCTCCCCATTATATTtggttcctctttcttctccctttgagaaaatttaaaaaaaatgtttatttaattttgggggggaggggcagagaaggggaagagggaggagcgagagagagagagagagagagagagagagagggagagcacgagagCAAGAGagcctcccaagcaggctccacactgttagtgcagagcccgatgtggggctcaaactcatgaactgcgtgAGGTaatgacctggactgaaatcaagagtctgatgctcaactgagccactcaggcaccctggttcctctttttttaaacagactCCACTTTTCGTTGTCagtctgtgcttttctttctgcttccgtTCACGTCTTGGTGCCACCATTCAGACCTCTTTTACCAACTCTTTTCCCTCCTGATCACTGCAGGCACATAACATGTCAAATATCTCCATGgacccctctgcccacccccagtaTTGTCACTTCCTTCAGGCCTATGGTAAAGGGACTAATGGTCCAAGAATGTCTATACCCTAATCCCCAGACCCACGAATATGTCACCTTATGTGTCGAAAGGACTTCATACTTGTGATTAAGGTTAAGGACCTTGAGTCATCGAGgctattttgtattttcaccaGTATAATCACCtgagtccttaaaagtggaagagaatGCAGGAAAGCAGGTAAGAGACGTGTCACATGAGAAGGACTGCTTggctggttttgaagatggagaaagcagGCCATAAGCCAAAGATcacaggcagcctctagaaggtGGGAGCCGTGTACTAGGCTGACAGCCAGTGAGGAAAAGGGGACCACCATTCTACAAGTGCAAGGAAACGGGGACCCCAGTGCTACAGCTGCCTGGAAATGGGGACCACAGTCTTAGACCCACAAGGAGACGGAAACCTTTTCTCCCAGTGAACCATCGAAGGGAACACCGCCCCACCagtaccttgattttagccccatGAACGTGAGGCAGAGAAGGCCGCCAGCCACACTGCCCTCCTCGcccacagagctgtgagagaagAAATGGCACTTTGTGTTTGTGCAGTACgagtagaaaactaatacaaggtCTCTGCTCAGATATGACTTTCTTGGTCAGACCATTGCTGACCATCCTATATCACAGCCATACCCGCCCCCATCGAGGCCCTCTCTGTCCTCATTATCCTGATTTCTTTGGCCTCTGTAGCACTTATCAGCTAATATGCATTTACTTGTGTGATTGTCTTTGTCTCCCTTCCATTCAAATGTAAATAAGCTTTTGATCTTCCTCTCGTTCAcagttttttttccagagagTAGAACTAAGCCCTATGCACTAGGTAATTGTTCTTGTTGAGCCTTTGAGTTTACTGTTAGTCTGCTTTCCAGCCTCTTAAAGAGGTGCTAGGCTTCCAGGATGAGGGCCCTAGACTCAGCTTCTGCCTCGTCTCACCTGCTGCCTTGGGACCTTTGCACAAGGTCTGCCTAGTGCTTGCCCTTCCTCTTTGCCTACCTTTACCGTAGGTCTTTTCGGAAACATCAGCTGTTGAAAGAAACCTTCCCTGACTCCAGAGAGCAAATCTTGTCTTCCCTTATGtacatggtttttttgttttttttttttaaataagcattttagaGATGTCTGGGTAGTACaattggttaactgtccaacttcggctcaggtcatgattcacggctcatgagttcgagtcccacactgagctctctgctctcagctcagagcctgagcctgcgtcagattctgtgtcttctctctcttcccctcccctgctctctcttgctgtctctctctctctctctctctctctgtctctctcaaaaatgaataaacatttttaaaaattgaacattaaaaaattaaaaataaaataaaagtaagcatTTTTATATTGAGGATAGCTCACATaggtttttatacttttcttttatagtttgtaTCATACCTCataattatatattgttttgactactttcttaatttcactCTTTCTTCTATGTAGGCACCACAAAGGCTAGAATGATGGGTTTGGCTCACCACTGTTTCTGTAGTTAATGGATTGTGGGCTTTGGAACTCAGACTGTCTGAGTTTATAAATCCATTCCTGGTTCTGTGTCTTTAAGCTCTGGGCCTCTTTGTGGCTTGGTTTCCTCACATATGGGGGTGGGAATAATACTGGTACCTGCTTACCTCATAGGGTTTTGTGTGGATTAAACCAGTTAATAAATGAAAGTGCCTGGAACACTGCAGAATACATAGGAAGCACTCAAAAAATGGTAgggtcgcctggctggctcagtctgtagagcatgcaactcttaatctcagggtcatgagttcaagcccgcatggggagtggagcctatttaaaaataaataaatagggacaATTTAAAAAAGGTTAGCTGCTGCCGCCTTTGTTCTTA belongs to Acinonyx jubatus isolate Ajub_Pintada_27869175 chromosome A1, VMU_Ajub_asm_v1.0, whole genome shotgun sequence and includes:
- the LOC128314985 gene encoding LOW QUALITY PROTEIN: uncharacterized protein LOC128314985 (The sequence of the model RefSeq protein was modified relative to this genomic sequence to represent the inferred CDS: substituted 3 bases at 3 genomic stop codons) codes for the protein MPEEHHPPPRGEADAVPRAGGGNVPGGSPPFTRQRAQRGQSASTADSTILPLRATGPPDAEGNQPHHYWPFATSDLYNWKAQNPKFSEKPAGLIDLLDSVLFTHQPTWDDCQQLLQVLFTTEERERILSGARKLVPGADGNPTTNQAQIDASFPLTRPQWDINTAEGKERLRVYRQTLMGGLRMAARKPTNLAKVGNVQQGKDESPAAFLERIMEAFHTYTPMDPEAPESKAAVLMAFVNQSAIDIRRKLQKIDRLGEKSLQDLLVVAEKVDNNREPPEDKQARAMAAASSKQTRGLARILLATTADFPEERDRRLRQLADDTRKGKSTKGGKQRLQKDQCAYCKEIGHXARDCPKRASGKGSKTDRVKVLELDELSDXGSQGSDPLPEPRVTLKVEGTPIDFLVDTGAQHSVLRTPQGKLASKKSWVQGATGMSQYSWTTXRTVDLGTGRVSHSFMVIPECPYPLLGRDLLTKIGAQITFRQGGPQVTDGKGHPIQVLTMKLEDEYLLHQEALPREDNIDRWLREFPSVWAETGGMGLAAHRTPVLVELKPGESPVRIKQYPMSQEAWKGIQPHIRRLRSLGVLVPCQSAWNTPLLPVKKPHTNDYRPVQDLREVNKRVVDIHPTVPNPYTLLSSLAPSRVWYTVLDLKDAFFSLLLAPQSQPLFVFEWHDPEEGSSGQLTWTRLPQGFKNSPTIFDEALHEDLVFTDTFSGWVEAYPTKHETAQTVAKKLLEDILLRYGFPAMVGSDNGPAFISQVTQAVAKAVGANWKLHCAYRPQSSGQVERMNRTLKETLTKLTMETGGDRVTLLPYALYRVRNTPYTLGFTPYEIMFGRPPPVIPSLRAELIAEFKDQELFLSLSGLQRAHEDIWPRLRAIYEAGPIPTPHQYRPGDWVYVKRHH